TAGCTGTTGACCTTGATGCTCTGCCACTCGACCGTGGCGAACGGGCCGGTGCGCAGGGCGCTCATGTCGAACCAGTAACCGCCGGTGATGCCGCCGCCCACGTGGTTGCCGTCCGCCTTGGCGTTCTCGGTGCGCAGCAAGCTGCCGAGCTGGATCTTGCGCTCGATGTCCGAGAAGTTGTCCTGGCCGAAGTCGACGTAGCCGCCAACGTAGCCGCCTCCCTGGTGCCACATCAGGTAACCCAGGCCCGACACGTCCTGCAGCTTGTAGCCGCCGCCGCCGGAGAAGTCGGCGTTGTGCTGGCCCACGTTCATGGCCACGCCGCCCGACCAGCTCTCGTTGAAGCGCACGTCGGCACCGAAGGTCAGGTTGACGTTGTCGCTGGTGGTGCGCGGCGAGCTGGCGCTGCTGTCGAAGCGCTGGTCGCCGTAGTCCACGTTTGCCCACACGCGCGTGTCGCTACCCTGGCCGTCGGCCAGCATCTGGTTGCGCACGGCGCGGTTCTGGGCCTGGATCGAAGCCAGCGGGGCTTCGGCGAGCAGCGAGGCGTAGCCCGGTGCGTTGAGGATAGAGACCACGTACTGGCCCAGCATCACGTCAGCCGCGGTGGTCGGGTGCACGCCATCGGCGAACAGGTAGGTCTGGTTGGTGCCAGCCGCGTAGGTGTAAGGCGCGCCCGAGCCTGCGGGGCCGCACTGCACCGAGCTGGAGCCCACGCCGCAGGCTTCGTTCGTGACGTTGGTGAAGCCAAAGGCGCCCGGATTGGCGATGGCTTCATTGAGCAGGCTGTAGGTGTCGACCGGGATGATGCCCTTGCCGAGCGTGCCCAGGCCGGCATTGAGCGTGCCGTTGAATGCCAGGCTCAGGCTGGTCAGTGCGGCCGCAGCGGTGGCGCCCTGCTCGGTGGCCGAGGGGGTCAGGCCGATGTTGGGCAGGTTGAACACCAGAATGTTCTTGACGCCTGCCGCCTGCAGCTGGCCGACCAGCTTCACTTCCTGCTGGGCGGCGGCAACGATGGATGCAGCCGCCTGGTCGGCCGTCATGAAGCCGGACACGCCGGCCGCCGCCAGCACAGCCTGGCTCACCTGCGCCGTCACCTGCTGGGTGATGGCCGGGGTCATCGCGGCGATCTGGGCCGGGGTATACAGGCCCGACGCCGAGAGCTGGGCCACCGTGCTGGCCACGTTCTGCTGGATCAGCTGCTGGGCTGTGGCGCCCGCGCCCGCCGCAGTAGCGGCGTAGAAGATGTCATTGGCACCACCCCACATGGAGTAAAGCGCCTTGCTGTCGAACCTGCCGCCGGCGAGGTAGGCATTCACCTGGGTGGTGATGGTCGGCACGGCCGACGGCGTACCCGGCGAATTGGTGAGCACACCGGCGCCGCCCCAGGCGTAGTCGGTGCCGCCCGCCAGCGAGGCGGACAGGTTGTAGCCGTAGTACTTGGCCACGTTCTGCACGGTCACCGCGCCCGGGTTGGTGGTGAATTCCCACGGCGGCTGGATGGCCGGGTTGGTGGCCAGGGAGATGTTGCCGGCATCGCTGAGGCTGTCGCCGAACACGACGACGCTGTCGAACTTGGAGCTGGCGGCGAACGCCGGGGAGCTGATCAGCAGTGCGGCGGCGATGGCGCCTGCGATGGTGCGGGTACGGAACATGTCGGTAACACTCCTTGAACCGGGCGGGTCTTTGTTATCACAACGTTACGGTAATGCATGCCCATACGTCAGCGCATGCTGCGCTGCACAGGAAAATGCTTATGGGGCACCCCAATGAATGGTGGGAGCGCACCCTGTGCGCGACCGGCCTGCCGGGTGATCCGGGCAGGGCGGTCGCGCACAGGGTGCGCTCCCACTGGTAAGGCGCTGGCTTAGCGCTTCAGCGCCTTGGAGAAGGCGTCGGCAAACGCGCTATTGGACGGTGCCGGTGCCTGCTTGGGCGCACCGCCACCCGGACGCGGGCCACGGTTGTCCCGCTGGCCGCCACGGGCATCGTTGCCGCCGGCGGCCGGTCGCGCACCGCGGGCCTGCTGCTGGCCCGGTTCGTCATCCAGGCGCATGGACAGGCCGATGCGCTGGCGCGGCAGGTCGACCTCCATCACCTTCACCTTGACGATATCGCCCGCCTTCACCGCGTCGCGCGGATCCTTCACGAAGGTGTGCGAGAGCGCCGAGACGTGCACCAGGCCGTCCTGGTGCACGCCGATATCCACGAACGCACCGAAGGCCGCCACGTTGGTCACGCGGCCTTCCAGCACCATGCCGGGGCGCAGGTCCTTCACGTCTTCCACGCCTTCGGCAAAGCTCGGTGCGGTGAACTCCGGACGCGGATCGCGGCCGGGCTTCTCCA
The nucleotide sequence above comes from Dyella telluris. Encoded proteins:
- a CDS encoding autotransporter outer membrane beta-barrel domain-containing protein; protein product: MFRTRTIAGAIAAALLISSPAFAASSKFDSVVVFGDSLSDAGNISLATNPAIQPPWEFTTNPGAVTVQNVAKYYGYNLSASLAGGTDYAWGGAGVLTNSPGTPSAVPTITTQVNAYLAGGRFDSKALYSMWGGANDIFYAATAAGAGATAQQLIQQNVASTVAQLSASGLYTPAQIAAMTPAITQQVTAQVSQAVLAAAGVSGFMTADQAAASIVAAAQQEVKLVGQLQAAGVKNILVFNLPNIGLTPSATEQGATAAAALTSLSLAFNGTLNAGLGTLGKGIIPVDTYSLLNEAIANPGAFGFTNVTNEACGVGSSSVQCGPAGSGAPYTYAAGTNQTYLFADGVHPTTAADVMLGQYVVSILNAPGYASLLAEAPLASIQAQNRAVRNQMLADGQGSDTRVWANVDYGDQRFDSSASSPRTTSDNVNLTFGADVRFNESWSGGVAMNVGQHNADFSGGGGYKLQDVSGLGYLMWHQGGGYVGGYVDFGQDNFSDIERKIQLGSLLRTENAKADGNHVGGGITGGYWFDMSALRTGPFATVEWQSIKVNSYSESSSDSTAMWFGSQQRDAQISTLGWRLEGHWQAGNTMLSPYAELAWNYDSKADAREVTAGLNGMQGSFALTGFSPDKSWGTGDVGVSAQFTQALSGWFGYSGRFGDSSQKYNSLNLGMKYAF